A stretch of DNA from Bacillus andreraoultii:
TGCGATTTTGTAAGGAAAAAGGGGGTACCCCCTTTTTCCTTACAAAATTTTCGCTGCGCGTATATGGGTATTAGTTAATTTAAAAATTTCTTTCCTCCAGAATCTAGTGTCTCCTCTATATCCATAAGAACAGCACCAATCAATCTGAACGCTGATTGATTGTTCGGATAAATCCGGATTACCCGATCCCTCCGGCGAACTTCTTGATTTATTCTTTCTAAATTATTGGTCGTTCTTAGACTTTTCCGATAAGATTTTGGTTCATTAAAAAATTGAATGGCATCTTCAAATCCCTCATCTAATAACTTGGCTGCTTTTGAAAAAAGGGAATCTTCCTCATATGTTTCCATGAATTGTTCCTTTAATTTCCTTGCCTCCTTAATACCAGGTGCATCAAATATATCTTTTATTAAATCCATTACCTCTTTTGACCCTTTTTTAGGCATGGCATCTTTTAGATTCTTCTTGAAATGAAAAGTACAACGTTGCCATGTCGTACCAATAAATGACTCTCTAATGGCATTCTTTTGACCTTCATGGGCATCGGAAATAATAAGGCTCGGAGATTGAAGTCCCCTCGCTTTTAAATAGGCAAAAAACTCATTCCATCCTGCTTTAGATTCAGCGTGACTAACCTTCAAACCGATAATTTCCCTTTTATTCTGTTTATTCACACCTACGGCAATATAGACAGCTTTACTGACTACTCGATTGTGTTCTCGCACCTTAATATACATGGCATCGGTAAAAATATATTTATAATACATCACATTTAACGGACGCCCTGCCCACTTATTCACTTCTGCATCTAACTTTTCAGTTAGTCCGGATATAAATGATTTTGATACTTCTTCTCCGCATAGTTGTTTAACTACTTTCTTTACCTTTCTAGTAGAGACACCATTTACCACCATTTCCAACATGGAAAGGACAAAAGATTGTTCCTTCCGTTGCCACTTCTCAAACAACGTTGGCGAAAACTGGCCATCTCGTGTTCTTGGTACTTTCAATTCAAGATTCCCTATGGATACGGTCAGACTTCTGTCATAGTAACCGTTTCGATGCCCAGTGCGCCCCTCCGTTCTTTCGTATGGAAGTGCTTGTATATAGTCATCCCTTTGTTGTTCCATTAATTGATTTAGTACAAGAACGAGAGAAGCTTTCATCACTTCATTCAAATTTGAGTTTACTACATCTACTTTTAAATCCTCCAAATTTAGGGTAAGCTGTAATTGAGTCATATCAATTTCTCCTTTGCAATTTTTTCTAGGGTTGAAAACATTGTTGCCAGAAGTTGATATGGCTTATTCTCTTTTTACACAATTATATGGACTTAATC
This window harbors:
- a CDS encoding IS256 family transposase, whose product is MTQLQLTLNLEDLKVDVVNSNLNEVMKASLVLVLNQLMEQQRDDYIQALPYERTEGRTGHRNGYYDRSLTVSIGNLELKVPRTRDGQFSPTLFEKWQRKEQSFVLSMLEMVVNGVSTRKVKKVVKQLCGEEVSKSFISGLTEKLDAEVNKWAGRPLNVMYYKYIFTDAMYIKVREHNRVVSKAVYIAVGVNKQNKREIIGLKVSHAESKAGWNEFFAYLKARGLQSPSLIISDAHEGQKNAIRESFIGTTWQRCTFHFKKNLKDAMPKKGSKEVMDLIKDIFDAPGIKEARKLKEQFMETYEEDSLFSKAAKLLDEGFEDAIQFFNEPKSYRKSLRTTNNLERINQEVRRRDRVIRIYPNNQSAFRLIGAVLMDIEETLDSGGKKFLN